Part of the Xiphophorus couchianus chromosome 19, X_couchianus-1.0, whole genome shotgun sequence genome is shown below.
aataaatacgttgtttaataatcatcatcatATCATACAAAAATACTTATATATTtgcaatttaattaaatgtaatatgaTAGTGGCCATATGATTATAAAAGTCAGGATAACcagttattttattactttaatatTATGCTGAAGTATTGACAAAATGATAGTGAAAGTGATCACAATATAAATATCGTCgtgtaaacaatttaaaatttcatttagtAATATAACTTGGAGGAGACaatgaaaaacagcagagcaaTTTAGCAAAACAAGTATTGCAAACAATTTGCGCAGTGGAGATAAATTACGAGGGACTTAATGTTTCCGCTTTTGCACAAAGAAGTACACTATTTTTACATGCAAACAAATTTTATTAGTAgtctttaataataaaaataatctttagctTCAACTTTGATGGACTACAAGTCGGttctcgagggccggtgtcaccggcatcctacatgttttagttctctctctggtggtagtaacaacctccTCAGCAAGTCTATGTTctccttctaatgagccatcatttgatgcAGGTGTGCTAAACCaaggagagaactaaaacatgtaggatgccggccctcgtgGACCGACTTTGGGCGCTCCTGACTTAAGTCGATcgatcaaactgaaaaaaagataataaatgtAAGTAGTAGTTCCAGGGATGACCACTAAGAGGCGCTGTAGCCAAACACATCCTGGAGGCGGGCTTTACTTTTAGCCCACCAATCAGCGGAAGCGGTCATAGTTGAAAGGTTACGTCTAATATGGCGGCCAACAAACGAGTTCTGTATGTCGGTGagtcttttagatttttttactttaaaagtgCATTATATGATTTATGGTTTATGTACTTTAGGAATATTGTTCTACTTCACTTATAATTGTGTTCATGAAAGTAATAAGAGCGCAAAGGCGGTGTTTGTGCCTTTAGAGGACATGTAGACAGAGAAAATGTGCACTAATCTACAAATTGTGCAACCTTTTAATATCTCATAATTTTAATGTAGTATTATTAACAACACTAGTTATGATATAAAGACTAAAGATTGGCATTCACCGCTGAATCTTGgcaaacatcaataaaaacagcatattattattatgtataaGCTGAGTGTCTGTATTGTGTGTTTTCGGTGAGGTGGCTTGGCTGAGGAGGTGGATGAAAAGGTGTTGCATGCAGCTTTTATTCCCTTTGGAGACATCATAGACATCCAGATACCACTTGACTATGAAACAGGTAAACCCATACACTTATTGTTACATTTACTAAAAATGCCGGTGGATCCAGGCTTAATTACTGTGTGTTGTGCTAACCTTTCAGAAAAGCACAGAGGGTTTGCATTCATTGAGTTTGAGCTGGCAGAGGTATGTGTAggaatgaaaatatatatacaatttaAAGCGTGTTTCTTCATAAGGTGACTGATGAGTATTTTCTTCTTGTGCAGGATGCAGCCGCAGCTATCGATAACATGGTAAGAGGTAAATGTGTGCTGTTACTCTCTAGTGGCCTTGACAGTTGTTGCTGACGTGCTTCTTCTTTGCTTTTGGCTAATCAGAATGAGTCTGAGCTTTTTGGACGGACCATCCGTGTCAACATTGCAAAGCCAATGAGAATCAAAGAGGGTTCTTCTCGACCAGGTACTGAAAACTATACTCCactctgaacttttttttaaaaaattattttcttttgcttcattCTGTAATTTTTTCCTCCCCATAGTGTGGTCGGATGACGACTGGCTGAAGAAGTTCTCAGGGAAAACGGTAGAGGAAgctgaggcagaggcagcatcTGGAGAAGCGACCACCACAACACAGGACGTAAGAGACATTTCCTTATCTTAATAGTTAGTTTATATGTCTGATAAGTGGGTTTCTTTGTCGGTCACCGCCGTTGCTGCTGAATGTCCTTTTGTGAAGAATTCAGTTCATTTAAGGTCAGCTTGACAGATTGCCTCAAAGTGAAGATGCAGTGGTTTtggctattttattttttcaaaattaactgGAATATGACTTTCTACAGACTATTCAAgttctaaatataaattatgaaaactAATGTGATCAGAATTGgatcatattttaatttgaatatttacaactgtAAATACCATTGTGTGTAGCGGTATGGCTATGTCAGGATGATGATGTCTTCTTTGATTTAGTAAATGTAGTTAAATGAGATCAAAGAGACACTTATTTGATTCCAGATGAGATGTTTTTCAGCATCTCTTATGGAGTATATGATTGTTATTGCATACATTATTGAATTACTTTGCAAAAGTAGCTCATTTGATTTAAGAAAAATCCTTATTTAAAATCTGACCACTGTAGAAGTTTCTGTCATAAATTTATTGTacttatcattttaaaacatgctaAGATGAAACTAATACTAAAATTAAACTAATAACTCTAAGAATTTGATtcttacattttgatttaaaatgtatatatgaaTCCTGATCTGTGTTTCCAGTCTGGAATACTTGGAGTAAATAAGTGgagaataatttattatttgcaGGGTGAGCCTCCAGCTAAGAAGGGCAGAGTGAATCCACAGGTCTACATGGATATAAAGATCGGCAACAAGCCAGCAGGGAGACTGCGCTTCCTCCTCCGGGCCGACATTGTTCCAATGACAGTAGGTCTGTACAAACTCCTTAAACATGTTGTTGTAGGATTGACAGATCTGTAAGGATGAACATTCTTTCTTGCTTAGCTAATAGATGtcctgttttttctgtgtggtGGGATTCTGTGgtgtaagtttatttttattattttttaattttctaattgacacaaagcaaaaagacaaaataaaatgtcttttagcaTCTCTTCTGCAGTGGTTTCCAGAGAAACTACTCCCAGAACAGGGACAATTAGTTTATATACTTAAGGAATTAGAAAAAACCTAGAATCTAGAGAAACTACTCATTACCTTAGATCAACATTTAGGACCATGTACTTTATAGAATCAAACACGGAAAACCAACATCTAGTTTTATCAAGTCATGAATCCAGAGAAACGCCTACTAGttgataattttttattcattattaaacACGAGGAACCAATATGTaatttttctcttgcttttcttttattttgtatcgtttgtatttcctctaaGTCATGCAAAGCACTGAATTGTCTTGTTGCTAAAaatgtgctgtataaataaaatgatcttaCCTTACAACATTTCACAGTAATGTGCAGTTAGTGTTGCCATCTCAACATTTTAGGCCCAAACGTCAGGATAAAGGTGGGCTTTTGGATGCCTCCAAATTCCAGCAGCAACATGTGAAATATGACTCAAGCCTGCTGGAAATCTCTGTGATGCATCAAAGAAATGGGGGGGATAAAACACAAACCAGTTTTCTAcagctttaaaatgaaactacagatttaatataatgtttatctaaaactttacattatttttaaattcaatagaGAACTTCCGCTGCTTGTGCACACATGAAAAGGGGTTTGGCTACAAAGGCAGCAGCTTCCATCGCATTATCCCTCAGTTCATGTGCCAAGGAGGAGACTTCACCAACCACAACGGCACCGGCGGGAAATCCATCTACGGCAGAAAGTTTGATGACGAGAACTTTGTCCTCAAACACACCGCTCCAGGTAAGGAATCTAGCACCAAGcggattgtttttttatgatccTTACAATGTTTGGCTAAAGTTGCGTGCTCACTCACACAGGGCAACTCTCCATGGCCAACTCTGGGTCAAACACAAACGGGTCTCAGTTCTTCATCACAACAGACAAAACGGACTGGCTGGATGGGAAACATGTTGTGTTTGGCGATCTGGTGGAGGGGATGGATGTGCTGCGTGCAATGGAAGTAAGAAATCAAGCCACAATCTGCTAATTTCACTGAAATGCAGGTTCCTAATCCAGCATAAAGAATATACATTTAGTGATTTTGTTTATGTGGTTCCATGTAAAGTAAATGTGTGTAGTCAGAAAACAACCCTGCTTTTAAGGAGTTggtaatcttttaaaaataagttggaTTTAAATGTAACCTGACTTTGCTTTATTCCTCCAGGCTCAGGGAACGAAGGATGgcaaaccaaaacagaaagtgATCATCTCAGACTGTGGAGAATATGTAtgaatgagttaaaaaaaacagggttTGCTTGTTTGTCTGTGTCTGACGACAGACGTTTGTCtaagacaatattttttttaactgaaatccattttgttatgtaaatatttcaataaacacattttttataacTAAATCACAGGTTAGTAAGCATTTTCAATAATTGCAATGTCATCTATTTATGCCTGAAACTGAAGTTGCATAGAAACTATGCAAGAGGTGTTATCACtactaatttttaaaaattatttaaattgcaaGGAGAGAGATCTTAAGATTTACCCAACCTGTCACAGAAAATGCAATATGTTCCTGTTTCTTTAGATCAGTATATCGAAAAACACAGATCAGGACTGTTTGACAGACATGCTAAAACTCCTTTATTGATTCCTTTGCCCTATTAAGACTTGATTTCCAAATACTGATCATCTGCTAGCAGATGTTTTAgctctgaattattttcttttgtccttaTCTTTGCCTTCCTTTTTGgtcattaaacacaaaattctgCCTCATCTAAGTGACAAGAACTGGAAAGAAGTTGAGTGACAGATCATACAAAGTTTgtagaaaaactttgaaagacCCACATAAAGTCTGGCTACTTAATAACTTTTCACTGTCCTGCATAAATGTTTACCATCTTATTGCACTGAcgcagcaataaaatgttttaactggCTTGCATCACTAGTTACCAGTTGCCTATAATCCAAATTGTAACCACAAAGGATACGAACAAAGTACTCATTCATTTACAATCATTCCCCAGAGACTTAATGGAGAGACTTATGTTGCTAAGCCAGAATAATGCTGCATGTCTCTAGATTCTGAATTTCATGCTGGAGAGATTCAGCATAATGACTCTTTCCAATTTCATTATGCACTGGGATCCCTCAAAGTTATGTGCTCAGTCCATTTCTTTTAACACTTAACGTACAACTGTACTTGCACATCATAATTTGATCTGTAAAGTTCCTTATAATATGGTTGTAATTTTGCTCAGTGTATAAGTAATAATTGAACCAACAAGGAATGAAGTCTGGTTCACCTTTAATGATTGATCTCGCCTGAATAATACCACTGGGATTGTGAACTGGACCCAGCAGAGATTGCACTTTccaaggaaataaaaaccagcatAGCCTAGCAGCACCCTTATAACATTCTTTAATGCTGAGTTTTGAGATTATGTTGATATGACGATCAGACCTATTCAGATTCAAACTGATGAACTGAAACgggcacatttaaaaaagtagaaTGTCATTGAAAaggtaatttatttcagtaattgaattcaaaaagtcaaactcaTTAGATGATGATCACACACTAATGGATATATTTCtagtgtttatttctgcttcttttgaCTACTTTGTCTAGCAGCCAAAGTAGTCCAAAAAATCAGCTTGTTGTGCTAAAAGATTATAtcacacaataaaaaagaaatttacttttaattaagaaatgtaCTAAAAGCCATATGCATTCAGTTCTTCATTGGTTTTCATCAATGTAGAGTCGCACATTATAGAGGCTGCAAGGTTGTAGCACTGATTAGGTATTAGGTAAACACTAGAGTGCATCGatggcagttttctggccgatcaccgattaccaatcttttaaaaagcctaacttACCAATTCTAATTCTGGCTGGCACcagttttttgtctgaaaagttgcttaatatatcaagaaagttgctgaattggcaacaatgaggtgactattgttaactgtaaatgtgcaaacATGACCTGGTTGGTCGGTTTGTCAGTCAAACCAAAATcacagcagaaaagaaaagcacagtggttgatttttagacctttgccgaGGTTGATAACATTGATggataagatgggcttcacatgtaaaaatcagctgatcaccgatctcccaaaattgaGGAAATCGGCACCGATAAATCGGTTCACCCCTAGTAAACACAGTCAGGAGAGTTTGGTTGCAAAGTGAGTTAATCGGGTGCCTGCATTGGGTCTGGCTGATAAATTAAGACACTTGGCTTTGAATCAAAACGAATCATGTCTCTGTGGAACCTTTATGTTGGATTTCAATGCAGTGCCTTTCTACACTTCCTCCAAATTCtgtgacttttatttctaaatcaaATGCATTTCAATGACTTAAATTTTAAGTGAGAATTTTGTACCACGGAACAACAGTCCAGTCAATGCAAtggttttcactttttctacaacacttcttccttccactaaaccttCCTGTAATGTGCTTTGATACAACTTTCTGAACaactttctttagcattgactTTTTGTAGCTTGTCTATTGGTgtcaataataattaaacatttatgtataaaaattgttttcatttgtatttaattcTTTTGGGTAAagtttggtattttatttatccaagatgactgaaataaaactgtaatatatatatatatatatatatatatatatatatatgcaataCACTCAATGTGTGAGAAATTTATGAGACCTTCATTTtttgaactgaaatatttcagtaaatgaATTTATCGATGATATTTTAATCAATTGAGACGccttataaatatttttggaaaggtttatctttatctttttttttttccttttcatgttttttaaaaagtttaaaagaaaaaaaccctttgtTAAATCTGCATATCTTCATATGAAAACCAACCGCTAACTTTGGAGAGCTTGTTTGGGTCGTGTGTTACGTAAGAGTCGAGACGCTGACAATGGAATACCTTTCATTGGTTGAACAAGCGTTGAGGTTGTGGAGCCACACCTGAACAGGTCAGCGCGGTGGGACGTCACATACCAGGCTAACAGCTCCACCCCAACTTTCAGCTCCATTCCAGTCCCGGGGAGTAAATCTGCCGAGATTCTCGTCGGGGCTGTTGATCCACGGACTGCTGCTCTGCTGCGACTCTGAGGCACCGCGACTGTTTTTGAGCTTTaaactgtgagtaacttcaaaCAGATACGAGCGAACATACTAGAACAGACCGTGATGTGGAGCTGTTTTAGTGTGCTTCATGTGGGAACTCGTGTCAGCGCGCAATTACGCACGGAATGTACAAACTTGGAAGTCTTTATTGCAGGCTACGGAAAGTAAGAGGCTGGATTTAGCAAGAGTTACAACACTGTAAGAATGAAATGGACGCTGATGCAAATGAGATCTAactagataaataaaaacaatgtgtaTTTTAGCGATCTTTTGAGTGATGAAATACTGTTTAAACTACCAGAACACAAAGTTACtgacatttatttgtgtttgttgctttCTCAATGATTGactttagattttgtttgtttcagatctATCTGTGACATTTAAGCCCCGAGGAAAGCCTTTTGTCTGTCTTCGATCAGCAGGAAGAGACAGTTTGTGAACAAACTCCATCATGAACTGGGCATTCCTCCAAGGCTTGCTCAGTGGGGTGAACAAGTACTCCACAGCCTTTGGTAGAGTGTGGCTGTCCATTGTGTTCCTCTTTAGGATCATGGTGTTTGTGGTGGCGGCTGAGAAGGTGTGGGGAGATGAGCAGAAAGACTTCGCATGCAACACGGCTCAGCCAGGATGCCACAACGTTTGCTACGACCACTTCTTCCCAGTGTCCCATATCAGGCTGTGGGCCCTGCAGCTCATCTTTGTCACCTGCCCCTCGTTCCTGGTGGTGATGCATGTGGCCTACAGggaagaaagggagaaaaagcaCAGGGAAAAGTATGGCGAAAACTGTCGCCGACTTTACCTGAACACTGGGAAGAAACGCGGAGGTCTATGGTGGACCTACGTCCTCACGCTGCTTTTCAAAATAGGGGTGGATGTGACCTTCGTCTACCTTCTCTACCACATCTACGAGGGGTACGACTTCCCCTCTCTAATCAAGTGCAAACAGGACCCCTGTCCCAACACTGTGGACTGCTTCATCTCTCGGCCCACCGAGAAGAAAATCTTCACCCTCTTCATGGTGGTCACCAGCCTGGTCTGCGTCCTGCTCTCCATCTTCGAGGTCATCTACCTGGTGGGAAAACGCCTCCACGAGTGTGTCACTGGGGATCACCACTCAAATCGCATGACCAACACGCTGTCCAGCGGATCCAGTCTGATGGAATCGAACAGTATGAAACATATAGGGAAAAAAACACCCGAAACGCCCGCACCCTCATACAGCGTAGCTGTATCGTGAGACACGAGAGCAAAGACTTTCTGAAAGAGCGAAAAGACGGAGAGGAAGCAAAGTTGGCACTCCTTGCTGCCTTAAAAGACTAGTTGGTATAAAGTACCTCAAAGACTGAATTTTTGTACACAGTTTGAATTTCTGGATCAGAATATGTGTGTCATGCTGTTGGTaaatataatgtattttaactgaaaaagcTCTCCtgctgttttaaagaaataaaaacaaaagtcctATAGGTTGCTTTGTCTGATTTTGGCTTGGGACGAGAAGCATGAGTCACTCCTCGGTTTGGCAAGTTTTACCAGCACATGTGGTTCCTCTGTGTAAAATTTTCCCCGTGCTTAAGCCCAACCTCAAAT
Proteins encoded:
- the ppie gene encoding peptidyl-prolyl cis-trans isomerase E, with the protein product MAANKRVLYVGGLAEEVDEKVLHAAFIPFGDIIDIQIPLDYETEKHRGFAFIEFELAEDAAAAIDNMNESELFGRTIRVNIAKPMRIKEGSSRPVWSDDDWLKKFSGKTVEEAEAEAASGEATTTTQDGEPPAKKGRVNPQVYMDIKIGNKPAGRLRFLLRADIVPMTVENFRCLCTHEKGFGYKGSSFHRIIPQFMCQGGDFTNHNGTGGKSIYGRKFDDENFVLKHTAPGQLSMANSGSNTNGSQFFITTDKTDWLDGKHVVFGDLVEGMDVLRAMEAQGTKDGKPKQKVIISDCGEYV
- the gjb10 gene encoding gap junction protein beta 10 — its product is MNWAFLQGLLSGVNKYSTAFGRVWLSIVFLFRIMVFVVAAEKVWGDEQKDFACNTAQPGCHNVCYDHFFPVSHIRLWALQLIFVTCPSFLVVMHVAYREEREKKHREKYGENCRRLYLNTGKKRGGLWWTYVLTLLFKIGVDVTFVYLLYHIYEGYDFPSLIKCKQDPCPNTVDCFISRPTEKKIFTLFMVVTSLVCVLLSIFEVIYLVGKRLHECVTGDHHSNRMTNTLSSGSSLMESNSMKHIGKKTPETPAPSYSVAVS